From one Suicoccus acidiformans genomic stretch:
- a CDS encoding ArgE/DapE family deacylase, which produces MKQFTEEEHVSILADLIAIASVNEGEHEVALYLQKLLAAHDIDSDVIPVDGSTTRSNLFAKIGSGKPTIALSGHMDVVSAGNIDAWTSDPFTLREADGKLYGRGTNDMKAGLLNLVFAMIELKSEGFFNEHEGTIQLMATVGEEVGGAGARQFYQEGYMDDVDALWVTEPSVNDIIYAHKGSMNFRVDSYGEAAHSSLPELGYNAIDKLAEFINTMNERFRSLGRTNDILGDFVINTTVIEGGQQVNSIPESAHIEINARTVPELDNPEVKQIFQELEEAANAGEESQRIKVTCTMDLPSVFTDGASNFIRIMQRVGQEALGYKELPLIASTGVTDAASLLQGKDESFPFAMFGPGETRLAHKVDEYVTKDTYITFTQIVKQVCQQALQEGLH; this is translated from the coding sequence ATGAAACAATTTACTGAAGAAGAACATGTGTCGATACTTGCGGATTTGATTGCCATAGCTTCGGTCAATGAAGGTGAGCATGAGGTTGCCCTCTACCTCCAAAAGCTACTGGCAGCGCATGACATTGATAGTGATGTGATCCCCGTTGATGGTTCCACCACTCGTTCTAATCTCTTTGCTAAAATCGGCTCAGGTAAGCCGACCATTGCCCTGTCGGGCCACATGGACGTTGTCTCTGCTGGGAATATCGATGCGTGGACCTCGGACCCGTTTACCTTGCGTGAAGCAGACGGCAAGCTTTACGGGCGGGGAACCAACGATATGAAGGCCGGCTTGTTGAACCTTGTCTTTGCCATGATTGAACTGAAAAGCGAGGGCTTTTTTAACGAGCATGAGGGGACAATTCAACTCATGGCGACGGTTGGGGAAGAAGTCGGTGGGGCCGGTGCCCGTCAATTCTATCAAGAGGGTTATATGGATGATGTTGACGCTTTGTGGGTGACGGAACCGTCGGTGAATGACATTATTTATGCCCATAAAGGCTCGATGAATTTCCGCGTTGACAGCTACGGCGAAGCGGCCCACTCTTCCTTGCCGGAACTCGGCTATAACGCAATCGATAAGCTAGCGGAATTTATCAATACTATGAATGAACGCTTCCGCAGCTTAGGACGGACGAATGATATTTTGGGTGATTTTGTAATTAATACCACTGTCATTGAAGGTGGTCAACAAGTCAACTCTATCCCGGAATCGGCTCATATTGAAATCAATGCCCGCACCGTGCCGGAACTGGATAATCCTGAAGTGAAACAAATATTCCAAGAACTTGAAGAAGCAGCCAACGCCGGTGAAGAGAGCCAAAGAATCAAAGTCACCTGCACCATGGACCTGCCTTCCGTCTTCACAGACGGCGCGTCCAACTTCATCCGCATCATGCAGCGAGTGGGCCAAGAAGCCTTGGGCTACAAAGAATTGCCATTGATTGCCTCTACCGGCGTTACCGATGCAGCCAGCTTACTGCAAGGCAAGGACGAAAGCTTCCCCTTCGCCATGTTCGGTCCTGGCGAAACCCGCCTAGCCCACAAAGTCGACGAATATGTCACCAAAGATACTTATATCACCTTCACTCAAATCGTCAAACAAGTCTGCCAACAAGCCCTCCAAGAAGGCTTGCACTAA
- the hutG gene encoding formimidoylglutamase — protein sequence MYNYRMTPADAWTGRTDSLEDFAAFRLHQAVERINLAETQALKHYVKKGLNFAFVGFESDLGVRLNKGRPGAAAAPHAIRQKLASLPLKFDDVGFVDVGNIYATDDLTRAQKALGEIVAQLLQEGFLPIILGGGHETALASYYGHWFNKEASLGIVNIDAHFDNRPYEADGPTSGTMFRQIYDMTESQDWPYAYFVLGIQDHGNTQELFNFADETGTVYFSAQDLLGGQSNGIYNVLDSWLADLAKVHLTIDMDVFNVALAPGVSATQPFGIFPQDIMPYLTHLLKSGKVASIDVVEVSPENDQANGQTAQLAAVLLYYLMQIWAEVEQGKDA from the coding sequence ATGTACAATTACCGTATGACACCAGCAGACGCTTGGACGGGCCGGACGGATTCGCTTGAAGATTTCGCTGCCTTCCGCCTGCATCAAGCCGTTGAAAGAATTAATTTAGCAGAGACCCAAGCCCTGAAGCATTATGTCAAAAAAGGGCTAAACTTCGCCTTTGTGGGCTTTGAATCAGATTTGGGCGTCCGCTTGAACAAAGGCCGTCCCGGGGCAGCCGCAGCGCCACATGCCATTCGCCAAAAACTGGCGTCCCTGCCTTTAAAATTCGACGATGTCGGCTTTGTGGACGTAGGGAATATTTACGCCACAGACGACTTGACCCGGGCTCAAAAGGCGTTGGGTGAAATTGTCGCCCAGTTGCTGCAAGAAGGCTTCTTACCGATTATATTAGGTGGGGGTCATGAGACCGCTTTAGCCAGCTATTATGGCCATTGGTTCAATAAGGAAGCCAGCCTAGGAATCGTCAATATTGATGCCCATTTCGATAACCGGCCCTATGAAGCCGACGGGCCAACTTCAGGGACGATGTTCCGTCAAATTTATGATATGACCGAAAGCCAAGATTGGCCTTATGCATATTTTGTTCTAGGGATACAAGACCATGGCAACACCCAGGAACTCTTTAATTTCGCCGATGAAACGGGAACCGTCTACTTCTCTGCCCAAGACTTGTTAGGCGGGCAATCGAATGGGATTTATAACGTCCTGGATAGTTGGTTGGCTGATTTAGCCAAGGTGCACTTGACCATCGATATGGATGTCTTCAATGTGGCCCTAGCGCCAGGTGTGAGTGCAACCCAGCCCTTTGGCATCTTTCCGCAGGATATTATGCCTTATTTGACACACTTGTTGAAAAGCGGCAAAGTTGCCTCCATTGATGTGGTGGAAGTGTCACCTGAAAATGATCAAGCGAACGGCCAGACGGCCCAACTGGCGGCTGTCTTGTTGTATTACCTCATGCAAATTTGGGCAGAGGTTGAGCAGGGTAAGGATGCCTAG
- the gltS gene encoding sodium/glutamate symporter, with the protein MNIEYVDTMWHMNISSVLTLAIAGIMALIGYKIVERVGFLRKYCIPAPVVGGFIVMLINLLGHSTNTFVINFDNAYQSFFMLAFFTTVGLGASFNLLKIGGKALIIYWLLSSFLAVMQNTVGVTVGNAIGLDAAYSLLASAIPLVGGHGAALSYGTTFQEMGYEAGPLVGAASATYGLISAVLIGGPLARHLIEKYRLKPSGVLETMHEDVLEVNQGEKTLTAFDILANVTMILLSMGLGQIISQWIGDLIGMQFPEYVGAMLVAVIVRNVYDRFEFFNFNYDLIDRIGDVALNLYLSMAMISMALWELSGLFGGVIIVLVVNTIVTVLLVYFLSFKVLGKDYDAAVMIAGQIGHGLGATPTAMVNMNTITQRYGPSHKAYIIVPIVGAFLVDIIYQPVTIWFISQFVQ; encoded by the coding sequence ATGAATATAGAATATGTTGACACGATGTGGCATATGAATATTTCTAGTGTCTTGACCTTGGCTATTGCCGGGATTATGGCATTAATTGGTTACAAGATTGTTGAGCGGGTGGGCTTCTTGCGGAAGTATTGTATTCCAGCTCCTGTTGTCGGTGGCTTTATTGTTATGTTAATTAATTTACTGGGGCATTCTACCAATACTTTCGTAATTAATTTCGATAATGCGTATCAAAGTTTCTTCATGTTGGCCTTCTTTACGACGGTCGGACTGGGGGCGAGCTTTAATTTACTCAAGATCGGTGGTAAAGCCTTAATTATTTATTGGCTTCTATCCAGTTTCCTAGCCGTCATGCAAAATACGGTCGGTGTCACTGTCGGCAATGCGATTGGCCTGGATGCTGCTTATTCGCTCCTAGCTAGTGCCATTCCTTTGGTGGGCGGCCACGGAGCTGCCTTGTCTTATGGGACCACCTTCCAAGAGATGGGTTACGAGGCGGGACCACTAGTCGGGGCTGCGAGTGCAACCTATGGCTTGATTTCAGCTGTCTTAATTGGTGGACCACTGGCCCGTCATTTAATTGAGAAATATCGCTTGAAGCCATCGGGTGTGCTGGAGACGATGCATGAAGATGTACTTGAGGTGAACCAAGGAGAAAAGACTCTGACGGCCTTTGATATACTGGCGAATGTGACGATGATCTTGCTTTCGATGGGCTTGGGGCAAATTATTAGCCAATGGATTGGTGATTTGATAGGCATGCAGTTTCCGGAGTATGTGGGTGCGATGCTGGTGGCGGTGATCGTGCGCAATGTTTACGACCGGTTCGAATTCTTTAACTTTAACTATGATTTGATCGATCGCATTGGCGATGTCGCCTTAAATCTATATTTATCCATGGCGATGATTTCCATGGCCCTATGGGAGTTGAGTGGCTTGTTCGGCGGCGTAATTATCGTATTGGTCGTTAATACGATTGTTACCGTCTTACTTGTTTACTTCCTGTCCTTTAAGGTACTCGGCAAAGATTATGATGCAGCGGTTATGATTGCAGGGCAAATTGGCCACGGTTTAGGTGCTACCCCGACAGCGATGGTCAATATGAATACCATCACCCAACGGTATGGTCCGTCGCATAAAGCTTACATTATCGTGCCAATTGTTGGGGCCTTCCTGGTGGATATAATTTATCAGCCGGTTACGATTTGGTTTATTTCGCAGTTTGTTCAGTAA